The Actinocatenispora sera genome has a window encoding:
- a CDS encoding MFS transporter, whose product MSVSATLPATAHRRGSPGFRRITLALFAAGLATFTQLYCAQAVLPQLAQSYRLTPATASLAVSVGTGGLAVSIIPLSALSNVTGRIPMMTAALLAAGVLGLAAAFAPSFEILLVLRALQGIALGGLQAVAMTYLAEEVDHRALGFATGLYVAGNGIGGMAGRLLASLLADLGGWRLALGVIGALGLGCTALFRLSIPASRRFVPEPLAPRRLAAAVGRAFTDGGLIRLHAVGFLLMGCFVTVYNFLGFRLLAAPFRLSGTLVGLIFVVYLAGSSSSAIAGRLADRFGRPKVFWITAVVVLAGLAVTLSGHLALVIVGLVLVTAGFFAGHSVASGWAGARGRALDAQGAAVYLLCYYLGSSVGGSLGGVAYGYGKWPGTVAYGAALVTGALLLGLTLRRGAPALRRRILSVAGEHR is encoded by the coding sequence GTGAGCGTTTCGGCCACCCTCCCCGCGACCGCGCACCGGCGCGGCAGCCCCGGATTCCGCCGCATCACCCTGGCGCTGTTCGCCGCGGGGCTGGCCACGTTCACGCAGCTCTACTGCGCGCAGGCGGTGCTGCCGCAACTCGCCCAGTCGTACCGCCTGACGCCGGCCACCGCGAGCCTCGCCGTCTCGGTGGGCACCGGCGGGCTGGCCGTCTCGATCATCCCGCTGTCCGCGCTGTCCAACGTGACCGGCCGGATCCCGATGATGACGGCGGCACTGCTCGCGGCCGGGGTGCTCGGGCTCGCCGCGGCGTTCGCACCCTCGTTCGAGATCCTGCTGGTACTGCGGGCGTTGCAGGGCATCGCGCTCGGCGGTCTGCAGGCGGTCGCGATGACCTACCTGGCCGAGGAGGTTGACCACCGCGCGCTCGGCTTCGCGACCGGGCTCTACGTGGCGGGTAACGGGATCGGTGGGATGGCCGGGCGGCTGCTCGCCAGCCTGCTCGCCGATCTCGGCGGCTGGCGCCTGGCGCTGGGCGTGATCGGCGCCCTCGGCCTCGGCTGTACCGCGCTGTTCCGGCTGTCGATCCCGGCGTCGCGCCGGTTCGTACCCGAACCGTTGGCCCCGCGCCGGCTCGCCGCCGCGGTCGGCCGCGCGTTCACCGACGGTGGGCTGATCCGGCTCCATGCGGTCGGTTTCCTGCTGATGGGCTGCTTCGTCACCGTCTACAACTTCCTCGGCTTCCGGCTGCTCGCCGCGCCGTTTCGGTTGTCCGGCACCCTGGTCGGCCTGATCTTCGTGGTCTACCTGGCCGGTTCGTCCTCGTCGGCGATCGCCGGCCGGCTGGCGGACCGCTTCGGTCGGCCGAAGGTGTTCTGGATCACGGCGGTGGTCGTTCTGGCCGGCCTGGCCGTCACCCTGTCCGGCCACTTGGCCCTGGTGATCGTCGGGCTGGTGCTCGTCACCGCCGGTTTCTTCGCCGGCCACTCGGTCGCCAGCGGCTGGGCCGGCGCGCGGGGCCGCGCCCTCGATGCCCAGGGAGCGGCCGTTTACCTGCTCTGCTACTACCTCGGCAGCAGCGTCGGCGGGTCGCTCGGCGGCGTCGCCTACGGGTACGGGAAGTGGCCCGGCACGGTCGCCTACGGCGCCGCGCTGGTCACGGGCGCGCTGCTGCTCGGGCTCACCCTGCGTCGAGGTGCTCCTGCCCTGCGTCGCCGGATCCTGAGCGTTGCCGGTGAACATCGATGA
- a CDS encoding LysR family transcriptional regulator: protein MTEDETVAAAVRQLAPRLAVLRAVAADEHVTHVAEALGVPQPTVSRWLAELTEALEIPVLSRAGRRVQLTRSGRELAEAAGAALAALETGVRHAVEDHDPDSGRVVFAFLHTMGGVPVPELLREFRRHHPRVRFALEQAGHAEMVRRVLDGEVDLALTGPLPEPDGRLATALLLRQRLVVAVPADHRLADRRRVRLAELDGEEFVGLKPGYGLRRITDELCAAAGFTPRLSCVGEEVDTIRGLVAAGLGLAVLPPSVPRPPRGLVELPITPHAVRSIGLVWPADRPLSPAAARFRDFALAHRL, encoded by the coding sequence ATGACCGAGGACGAGACGGTCGCCGCCGCGGTACGGCAGCTCGCACCGCGCCTGGCCGTGTTGCGTGCGGTGGCCGCCGACGAGCACGTGACGCACGTCGCGGAGGCGCTGGGCGTACCGCAGCCGACGGTCAGCCGGTGGCTGGCCGAGCTGACCGAGGCACTCGAGATCCCGGTACTGTCGCGCGCCGGCCGGCGGGTGCAGCTGACCCGGTCCGGCCGCGAGCTGGCCGAGGCCGCGGGTGCCGCGCTCGCCGCGCTGGAGACCGGCGTCCGCCACGCCGTGGAGGACCACGACCCGGACAGCGGCCGGGTGGTCTTCGCGTTCCTGCACACCATGGGCGGCGTGCCGGTGCCGGAACTGCTGCGCGAGTTCCGCCGGCACCATCCGCGGGTACGGTTCGCGCTGGAACAGGCGGGCCATGCCGAGATGGTGCGCCGGGTGCTCGACGGCGAGGTCGACCTCGCGCTGACCGGTCCGCTGCCCGAGCCGGACGGGCGCCTCGCCACCGCGCTGCTGCTGCGGCAGCGGCTCGTCGTTGCGGTACCGGCGGACCACCGGCTGGCCGACCGGCGCCGGGTGCGGCTGGCCGAGCTCGACGGCGAGGAGTTCGTCGGCCTCAAACCCGGGTACGGGCTGCGCCGGATCACCGACGAGCTGTGCGCGGCGGCCGGCTTCACCCCGCGGCTGAGTTGCGTCGGCGAGGAGGTGGACACGATCCGCGGGCTGGTCGCCGCCGGGCTGGGCCTGGCCGTACTGCCGCCGTCGGTGCCGCGGCCGCCACGTGGCCTGGTGGAGCTGCCGATCACGCCGCACGCGGTGCGCTCGATCGGCCTGGTCTGGCCGGCGGACCGGCCGCTGTCGCCGGCCGCCGCCAGGTTCCGCGACTTCGCCCTCGCCCACCGCCTCTGA